The Vulpes lagopus strain Blue_001 chromosome 14, ASM1834538v1, whole genome shotgun sequence genome window below encodes:
- the MRPL40 gene encoding 39S ribosomal protein L40, mitochondrial, whose translation MAVAALGASARALRLRSGLLGPWQTQMRETHQRAALLSFWELIPMRAEPLRKKKKVDPKKDQAVKDRLKKRIRRLEKASQELIPIEDFIIPAKLLDKTRQRPKVELPFEESERRALLLKKWSLYKHQEHEKERDAITSMLESQQEALQELKLISPELHEEATKRDPNLFPFEREGPDYTPPISSYQPPEGRYHDITKVYTQVEFKR comes from the exons ATGGCCGTCGCGGCTCTGGGAGCTTCCGCTCGTGCTCTGCGCTTGCGGAGCGG GCTTTTGGGCCCTTGGCAGACACAGATGAGAGAGACCCACCAGCGAGCTGCGTTACTGTCCTTCTGGGAGCTCATTCCCATGAG AGCAGAACCTCTAcgaaagaagaaaaaggtagaTCCTAAAAAAGATCAAGCAGTAAAGGACCGTTTGAAAAAAAGGATCAGACGACTGGAGAAAGCTAGCCAGGAGCTAATTCccattgaagattttattatacCTGCGAAGCTCTTGGATAAAACAAG ACAGCGGCCTAAGGTGGAGCTTCCCTTTGAGGAGAGTGAGCGGAGAGCTCTGCTTCTTAAGAAGTGGTCCCTGTACAAGCATCAAGAGCATGAGAAGGAGAGGGATGCCATCACATCTATGCTTGAGTCCCAGCAGGAAGCTCTGCAGGAGCTGAAACTCATATCCCCAGAGCTACATGAAGAGGCTACCAAGCGGGACCCCAATTTGTTCCCCTTTGAAAGAGAAGGGCCAGATTACACACCACCAATCTCCAGCTACCAGCCCCCTGAGGGCAGGTACCATGACATCACCAAGGTGTACACACAGGTGGAGTTTAAGAGGTAG